One Synechococcus sp. PROS-9-1 DNA window includes the following coding sequences:
- the psbQ gene encoding photosystem II protein PsbQ, giving the protein MLSALRRLAAFCLCVCLCFGLAACSGNGNAKPPTISPEDMAVIRRQAEGFTQAQERLPDLAVLVNQRDWTFTRNLIHGPMQEVGREMLYINQRLLPNDRAEANKLATKLKEALADVDEAARLQEGTRLQKAYTSVATGFANYARVIPAEALS; this is encoded by the coding sequence ATGCTGAGCGCCCTACGTCGCCTCGCTGCGTTTTGCCTCTGCGTGTGCCTGTGCTTCGGCCTCGCGGCCTGCAGCGGTAATGGCAATGCCAAGCCCCCAACGATTAGCCCTGAAGACATGGCGGTGATCCGCAGGCAGGCTGAGGGATTCACGCAGGCCCAGGAACGCCTCCCAGACCTGGCAGTCCTCGTCAATCAGCGCGATTGGACCTTCACCCGCAACCTGATTCACGGACCCATGCAAGAGGTCGGTCGCGAGATGTTGTACATCAACCAACGCCTCCTTCCAAACGATCGCGCCGAAGCCAACAAACTGGCAACCAAGCTCAAAGAAGCTCTCGCTGACGTGGATGAGGCAGCTCGTCTCCAAGAAGGAACACGCTTGCAAAAGGCCTACACATCCGTTGCAACGGGTTTTGCAAATTACGCTCGCGTCATTCCCGCCGAAGCTCTGAGCTGA
- a CDS encoding FAD-binding oxidoreductase codes for MIGAGAVGAGTAWHLARQGHNVTLIDPSLDAPIQRSISRIQAINGTTASLGVLMGNVFRRSSGRAWRLRQRSMELWPQWVERLNHPDTPLQLDTPLIQLASSPLESERMQSLAKQRSELGLESFSAESTAFQQTSDPLPWPNPGHGGLLSQNDGRIDPLALQRALRRSLKTQQVCLIPARVTQLHRPNPGDGDRWRLELDTGHNTHCHFVVICTALASALLLQPLGHEFPMEAVLGQVLDLQVTAPAQSWDHWPAVLVCNGVNLIRHGSDRLWLGATLEPGEEPSAEEASIMRRLDGLAPNWLQQAEVVDQWHGLRARPSGRPAPLLEVLEPGLILASGHYRNGVLLTPATADWVGQQMMNTTKIQAP; via the coding sequence GTGATTGGTGCTGGTGCCGTCGGCGCCGGCACGGCTTGGCATCTGGCCCGTCAAGGACACAACGTCACGTTGATCGATCCGTCATTAGACGCGCCGATTCAGCGCAGCATCAGCCGTATCCAAGCCATCAATGGCACCACTGCGTCCCTTGGCGTCTTGATGGGGAACGTGTTTCGTCGATCCAGCGGACGGGCTTGGCGTCTGCGACAACGCAGCATGGAACTTTGGCCTCAATGGGTGGAGAGGCTGAACCATCCCGATACGCCCCTGCAGCTCGACACTCCACTGATCCAGCTGGCTTCTAGCCCCTTGGAATCAGAACGCATGCAGAGCCTTGCCAAGCAACGCAGCGAGCTTGGACTCGAAAGCTTCAGCGCAGAGAGCACAGCGTTCCAGCAAACATCTGATCCACTTCCCTGGCCCAATCCTGGGCATGGAGGCTTACTTTCCCAAAACGACGGCCGGATTGATCCCCTGGCCCTGCAACGGGCACTAAGACGCAGCCTCAAAACACAACAGGTGTGTCTGATACCTGCTCGCGTGACCCAACTCCATCGACCGAATCCTGGTGACGGAGACCGCTGGCGCCTGGAACTGGACACAGGACACAACACTCACTGCCACTTTGTTGTGATCTGCACAGCCTTGGCCAGTGCGCTGTTGCTGCAACCGCTTGGGCACGAATTTCCGATGGAAGCGGTTCTAGGCCAGGTGCTGGATCTTCAAGTGACGGCCCCGGCCCAGTCCTGGGATCATTGGCCAGCAGTGCTGGTCTGCAACGGAGTCAATCTGATTCGCCATGGAAGCGACAGGCTCTGGCTTGGAGCAACCCTGGAACCAGGTGAGGAACCTTCTGCTGAGGAGGCTTCGATCATGCGCCGATTGGATGGCCTGGCACCGAACTGGCTGCAGCAGGCCGAGGTCGTCGATCAATGGCACGGCCTAAGGGCCAGACCCTCTGGACGGCCAGCTCCATTGCTTGAGGTGTTGGAACCAGGCTTGATTCTGGCCAGCGGTCATTATCGAAACGGAGTTCTTTTGACACCTGCTACTGCAGACTGGGTTGGTCAGCAAATGATGAATACAACAAAGATTCAAGCCCCCTGA
- the purU gene encoding formyltetrahydrofolate deformylase: MNGSTVILQLICPDRSALVSELAGWVAANGGNIRHADHHTDSGAGLFLSRIEWELDGFGLPRHAIEPAVRALAERLGGEAQLHFSDELPRVAIFVSKQSHCLLDLLWRSRSGELPMEVALVISNHPDLEPLCGDFGGRFVHVPVTPATKRDAEARILDLLEEQGIELAVLAKYMQVLSGDFLKRFPQVINIHHSFLPAFKGAQPYHRAWDRGVKLIGATAHYVTEQLDDGPIIEQATLPVSHRDEVEDLIRKGRDTERLALARALRLHLCRQVMVYRGRTAVFA; this comes from the coding sequence GTGAACGGGTCAACGGTCATCCTTCAACTGATCTGTCCTGATCGGTCAGCACTCGTGAGTGAGCTGGCTGGATGGGTGGCGGCCAATGGCGGCAATATTCGTCACGCTGACCATCACACCGACTCGGGTGCAGGGTTGTTTTTAAGTCGGATTGAGTGGGAGCTTGATGGCTTCGGATTGCCTCGGCATGCGATTGAGCCAGCGGTTCGTGCCCTCGCAGAGCGGCTCGGTGGTGAGGCACAGCTTCACTTCTCCGATGAGTTGCCCCGTGTTGCGATCTTTGTGAGTAAGCAGAGCCACTGTTTGCTGGATTTGCTCTGGCGCTCTCGCAGTGGTGAATTGCCGATGGAGGTTGCTTTGGTGATCTCCAATCATCCCGATTTGGAACCACTCTGTGGTGACTTTGGGGGGCGATTTGTTCATGTACCGGTCACGCCCGCAACCAAGCGAGACGCTGAGGCCCGCATTCTTGACCTCCTTGAAGAGCAGGGCATTGAGCTCGCGGTGTTGGCGAAATATATGCAGGTGCTGAGTGGCGACTTTTTAAAGCGCTTCCCCCAGGTGATCAATATCCATCACTCGTTTTTACCGGCGTTTAAAGGCGCTCAGCCGTATCACCGCGCCTGGGATCGTGGCGTGAAACTGATTGGTGCCACGGCGCATTACGTCACGGAACAGTTGGATGATGGTCCGATTATTGAGCAGGCCACCCTTCCTGTGAGTCACCGCGATGAGGTGGAGGATTTGATCCGCAAGGGTCGGGATACGGAGCGGTTGGCCTTGGCCCGGGCTCTGAGGTTGCATCTCTGCCGTCAGGTCATGGTGTATCGCGGCCGTACGGCGGTGTTCGCGTGA
- a CDS encoding O-antigen ligase yields MIQRIDAFRPLEASRWGWRCFQIGLFFLPSSALLASLLLFPSLLMSSWRSERPFWRDPWNAPLFLASFLMVIGCFGSYSGSLAWVGMGNWLPFFWAFWGFQPYVSSAEARRRSALWLVAGSFPVVLTGLGQLWWGWQGPWQVLGGLIIWFMTPGGKPEGRLSGLFDYANIAAAWLALVWPLALAALIQPGLSKLRRGVVLGLVVAFVTALVLTESRNGWGSLVLVLPIVLGPISWPWLVPLLAVGLGLVIVSVVPGVPLLIQAPVRSLVPEGIWGRLSDSQHAGERALASTRLSQWGVAVQLIAERPWLGWGAAAFSVIYPLRTGKWHGHAHNLPLELGIAHGLPVAALVATLVLALLIVALRRGLTRLFDRAWWAAVLTLMVLHGTDLPFFDSRVNIAGWILLAGLRCLLRPSQEGCQKGCQERSLDSELGVDA; encoded by the coding sequence GTGATCCAGCGAATCGATGCGTTCCGGCCGCTTGAAGCGTCGCGTTGGGGTTGGCGATGTTTCCAGATTGGCTTGTTTTTCCTGCCCTCTTCGGCGCTGCTGGCCAGCCTGTTGTTGTTTCCCTCTCTGCTGATGAGCAGTTGGAGGAGTGAGCGTCCGTTTTGGCGTGACCCTTGGAATGCGCCCCTGTTTTTGGCGTCGTTTTTAATGGTGATCGGATGCTTTGGCTCCTATTCCGGATCCCTCGCCTGGGTGGGCATGGGGAACTGGTTGCCTTTCTTTTGGGCGTTTTGGGGCTTTCAGCCCTATGTCAGCTCGGCTGAGGCACGTCGTCGCTCTGCGCTTTGGTTGGTGGCGGGTAGCTTCCCAGTGGTGTTGACGGGTTTGGGACAACTGTGGTGGGGCTGGCAAGGCCCCTGGCAAGTCCTGGGTGGATTGATTATTTGGTTCATGACCCCTGGTGGCAAACCAGAGGGACGTCTGTCGGGACTGTTTGATTACGCCAATATCGCCGCGGCCTGGTTGGCACTGGTTTGGCCGTTGGCGTTGGCAGCTCTGATTCAACCGGGCCTGAGCAAGCTGCGGCGGGGTGTTGTTCTGGGCTTGGTGGTCGCTTTTGTGACGGCCCTCGTGCTTACGGAGTCGCGGAATGGCTGGGGCTCCTTGGTGCTGGTGCTACCGATTGTGTTGGGTCCGATCAGCTGGCCCTGGCTTGTTCCGCTGTTGGCTGTTGGTCTGGGGTTGGTGATTGTGTCTGTTGTGCCTGGGGTGCCGTTGTTGATTCAGGCCCCCGTGCGGTCGCTGGTGCCAGAGGGGATCTGGGGCCGGCTCAGTGATAGCCAGCACGCTGGCGAGCGTGCTCTTGCATCGACGCGCTTAAGTCAGTGGGGTGTGGCGGTTCAGTTGATTGCTGAGAGGCCGTGGCTGGGGTGGGGGGCAGCGGCTTTTTCGGTGATTTATCCGCTCAGAACAGGGAAATGGCATGGCCATGCGCACAACCTTCCCCTGGAACTGGGCATTGCCCATGGCTTACCGGTGGCGGCTTTGGTGGCGACGCTTGTGCTGGCCTTGTTGATCGTGGCGCTCCGTCGGGGGCTCACACGGTTGTTTGATCGTGCTTGGTGGGCAGCAGTGCTCACCTTGATGGTGTTGCACGGCACCGATCTGCCGTTTTTTGATAGCCGCGTGAATATTGCTGGCTGGATTTTGTTGGCGGGACTGCGCTGTTTGCTCAGACCGAGTCAGGAGGGGTGTCAGAAGGGGTGTCAGGAGCGTTCTCTGGACTCAGAGCTTGGCGTTGATGCTTGA
- the pstS gene encoding phosphate ABC transporter substrate-binding protein PstS, whose amino-acid sequence MQVKRPFDLMPRRFLNRSSTAFIGIAAAFSLAACSSSDQGTSKQQGRLAAAGASFPAAIYQRWFQDLAPQGIQVNYQSVGSGAGVRQFTAGTVDFGASDKPMQAEAIDKVNRGVVQVPMTAGAIAVAYHNPGCELKLTRAQLAGIFLGTIRDYSELGCEAKRIKVVHRSDGSGTTYNFTKHLSAISPEWNNAVGASKSVQWPTGVGAKGNEGVAAQLTQIDGGIGYVELAYVKGDLQAAAVQNGSGQQVVPTNASASKALGSIDLGPNLIGSNANPMEGYPIVTFTWVLAYANGNGSNTAVLKSTFDYMLSEVSQAKAPELGYVSLPPEVIVQAKAAANTIKE is encoded by the coding sequence ATGCAAGTAAAACGCCCATTCGACCTAATGCCTCGCCGTTTTTTGAACCGCTCCAGCACTGCATTCATCGGCATTGCTGCCGCTTTCAGTCTTGCTGCCTGCTCGTCGAGCGATCAGGGAACGAGCAAACAACAAGGCCGTCTAGCAGCAGCAGGGGCTTCATTCCCAGCTGCGATTTACCAACGCTGGTTCCAGGATCTGGCGCCCCAAGGCATTCAGGTCAATTACCAATCCGTTGGATCAGGTGCAGGAGTCCGTCAATTCACTGCAGGCACCGTTGATTTCGGGGCTTCTGACAAGCCCATGCAAGCAGAGGCCATTGACAAAGTGAATCGCGGCGTTGTGCAGGTTCCGATGACAGCCGGCGCCATTGCGGTGGCGTACCACAATCCAGGCTGTGAATTGAAGCTCACGCGAGCCCAACTTGCTGGAATCTTTCTAGGCACCATTCGTGATTACAGCGAGTTGGGCTGTGAAGCCAAAAGAATCAAGGTGGTGCATCGCTCTGATGGCTCTGGCACCACCTACAACTTCACTAAGCATCTCTCTGCCATCAGTCCGGAATGGAACAACGCTGTAGGCGCCAGTAAATCCGTGCAATGGCCTACAGGTGTGGGTGCCAAAGGCAACGAGGGTGTCGCCGCCCAACTCACCCAGATCGATGGCGGGATTGGCTATGTCGAGCTGGCCTACGTCAAAGGTGATCTACAGGCGGCGGCTGTTCAAAACGGCTCAGGACAACAGGTGGTACCCACTAATGCCTCGGCAAGCAAAGCCTTGGGTTCGATCGACCTCGGACCCAATCTCATCGGTAGCAATGCCAACCCTATGGAGGGCTATCCCATCGTGACCTTCACTTGGGTGCTTGCCTACGCCAACGGCAACGGCAGCAACACGGCCGTACTCAAATCAACGTTCGATTACATGTTGTCTGAGGTATCACAGGCGAAAGCACCCGAGCTGGGCTACGTCTCCCTTCCCCCAGAGGTGATCGTTCAAGCCAAGGCAGCGGCGAATACGATTAAGGAGTAA